The stretch of DNA AGCGGGTGTGCGGGATATCGAAAACTTGGTTGACTTCCTCGTTGAGCAAGGGATTCCTGCTGTGTTCATAGAGACGTCGGTTTCAGATAAAAATGTGAGAGCACTGATTGAGGGAGCCCGTTCCCGTGGACACGAACTGGTGGTCGGAGGCGAGTTGTTCTCTGACGCAATGGGCCCTGCAGGAACCTACGAGGGTACCTACATCGGTATGATCGATCATAATGTGACTATGATCGCGAATGCTCTTGGCGGCAAGGCCCCTGAGAGTGGAATGAATGGCAAACTCACGCATGAGTAAATCGAGCGAACGTGCGTTTGATCATTCCTCAAACGCGCCTATCTCGATTCACGATCTTACGGTCGCTTACCAACGCAAGCCAGTTTTGTGGGATGTTGATCTTGACATCCCGGAAGGCAAATTGATCGGTGTTGTTGGCCCAAATGGCGCGGGTAAAAGCACGCTCATTAAGGCTTGCCTTGACCTTGTCCCAAAGGCCTCTGGGGATATTCGTTTCTTCGGAAAGCCCTACCGCAAGCAAAGGGCTCTGGTGGGCTACGTTCCCCAAAGGGAAAGCGTAGACTGGGACTTCCCCGTAAGCGCAAGGGATGTAGTCGCAATGGGACTCTACGGCAGGATTGGCTGGTGTCGCCCGGTGGGGAGGAAAAACCGTGATCTTTCCGGGCAGGCGCTGGATCATGTTGGCATTGGCCACTTAGCGGATCGTCAGATTAGTCAGCTTTCCGGTGGGCAGCAGCAACGGGTCTTCCTCGCGAGAGCGCTGGCTCAAGACGCCCAGATTTACTTGATGGACGAGCCTTTTGCTGCGGTCGATGCGGCGACGGAAAGGGCAATTGTTAATCTTCTGAAAGAGCTGAAGGAAAAAAAACGGACTGTGGTCGTCGTTCATCACGATCTCGCTACTGTAAGCCAGTATTTTGATTGGGTGATTCTACTCAACATGCGGGTTGTTGCAGCCGGACCGACCAGTGAGATTTTCAATTCGGAGAATTTGAAAAAAACCTACGGTGGAAAGCTAACGCTGATCGCTGAGGCTGGGCACGCGCTGCAAACCGGCTAGGTTTGATGGAAACCGTTTGGAGAGTCCTCTTCCTCCTGGATTATAACACCCGCCTGGTGGTTCTGAGCACAATCATCCTGGGTGTTGCGTCGGGTTTGATTGGTAGTTTTCTGCTCCTCCGCAAGCGTTCGCTGATGGGCGACGCTCTTTCCCATGCCTGTCTACCGGGCATCGGCCTAGCGTTTCTGGTGATGGTTATGCTGGGCGGTTCAGGGAAGTCGCTTTTAGGGCTTCTGGTTGGTGCGACAATCACAGGAGTGTTGGGTGTGGGCTGTGTTTTGTTGATCCGCAATCTTAGCCGGATAAAAGATGATGCAGCGATGGGGATCGTCCTGAGTGTTTTCTTTGGCTTGGGGGTCGCGATTCTCGGAATGGTTCAGACGGTTCCAAACGTCAGTGCAGCGGGGCTTGAGTTTTTCATCTACGGTAAGACAGCATCGATGTTGTTCAGCGATTTTATCCTCCTTAGCGGGGTGGGTATTCTCGTAGTTCTTGGGTCTATCCTGTTGATGAAAGAGTTTACCTTACTCTGCTTTGATGATGGTTTTGCGCGGTCGCTTGGATGGCCCGTGCACCGACTGGATCTAATCATGTTGGCTTTGGTAAGCGCTGTAACAGTCGTCGGTTTGCAGGCAGTTGGCTTGATTCTGATTATCGCGTTTCTCATCATCCCTGCAGCAGCAGCCCGTTTTTGGACGGATGATCTGCGGACCATGCTCATTCTGGCCGGAGCAATCGGGGGATTGAGCGGATGGCTCGGCTCCTCGGTAAGTGCGCTCCTTCCCAGACTGCCAGCAGGATCGATAATTGTGCTTGTGGCAGCGGCTGTCTTTGGGTTCAGCCTGTTTTTCGGGCGCGCACGTGGCATTCTGCGCCGTTTTGCCGCGCAATTGCGGCTTCGGCGTAAGGTTGGACGGCAGCATTTGTTGCGTGGTGTCTACGAGATCCTCGAACATCGGCAGACGACAGACCCGTCCCACCTGGTGAATGAACCCGTCGATTTTCGAGAATTGTTGGCAAAGCGCACCTGGACGCTGGGTCATTTGCGGAAGTTGATCAAGGATGCTGATCACGAAGACCACATTGATCGGTTCGATGGCCAGTCGCTTCGCCTTTCAGAGTCAGGGTTCGGAGAGGCGGCGAGGACGACTCGCAATCACCGATTGTGGGAGATGTATTTGATTTCGCATGCCGATATTGCTCCGTCGCACGTAGACCGAGATGCGGATGCAGTAGAGCACGTGCTGAGTCCTGACATGGTTCGCGAGCTTGAGGAAAAATTGGGACTGCAGAAGATTCCAGTCAGCCCGCATTCTCTGGAGGTAGCCAGATGACCGGGAAGAGTGATCTAGTGGCAAATCGTTGCGGTTCTCAGTCCACGTCTTTCGGTGCACATGGGACTCTAAGATCTTCTAAGGAGGGAAGGTTGTGACGTGGTTGCCGATGGATTCCTGGATCGTGGCGATCGGGGCCCTGTGCGCAGTTGCCTGCTCTCTGCCGGGCTGCTTTCTCGTCCTGCGTCGGATGAGCATGATGGGTGATGCGATTAGCCATGCGGTTCTCCCCGGACTTGCGATCGCGTTTTTGGTTTCAGGGAGTCGGGCAAGTGTTATTATGTTCGTAGGGGCGGCCATCGTGGGAGTGTTGACGGCAGTCTTTACCCAGTGGATTAGTTCCTGGGGTAAGGTGGATCGGGGTGCTTCGATGGGGATTGTCTTTACAACTCTTTTCGCTCTCGGGCTTCTACTGATTGTGCAGGCTGCAAGTCACGTTGAGCTTGATGCCGGTTGCGTCCTCTACGGGGCACTGGAGTTGACACCGCTAGATGTGGTTGCGGAGATTTCCGTTGGTTCCACTATCCTCGAAGTTCCTCGGGCTTTCATAGTTCTCGGGATTGTGGCTCTACTGAACCTTTTTTTAGTGATCCTTTTCTTCAAAGAATTCCGCTTGAGTTCCTTCGATCCCTCGCTGGGCGATACGATCGGAGTATCCTCCGGACTGATGCATTACCTGCTGATGACGATGGTCGCGGTCACGACTGTCGCTTCCTTTGAAGCAGTTGGGAGTATTATTGTGATAGCGATGCTGGTCGTTCCTGCGGCTACTGCCCAACTTCTTACGGATCGCCTGGGCTGGATGTTGCCGATCAGTGCCGTGTTGGGAATGGTCGCAGCAGCAGCAGGCCATATTATGGCTTTGACGGTTCCGGTTTGGTTTGGCTTTGAGGATACGAACACATCCGGGATGATGGCGGTAGCGGCAGGCCTCCTCTTTCTTGCTGCTTTCGTTTTGAGTCCTCGTTACGGTTTGCTAAGCAAGTACCTTGCGAGGAAAGGGTTGAGTTCGAAGGGAGCGCCACCGATCCCCTCAGAAGCATTTTTTGGTAGAGACAGGAAAGATCCGCTTTGACAGGAGAGTGGGTAGGTCTGAGTTTTCGGAGTTTCCCTGCGTTATCATTCTTTGCCAAACCTACAGCTGTCCTTTTTCGATCTACTGGTTGACCCTGCTCGCAGCCCTATTCTGGTCTCCACATCCCGCTCATGCTGAGGAGGAATCGAATCCAACGAAGGAAGAAAGGAATTGGATGATTACGGTTTTCGGGGGGCAATTGACCGACAACGTGTGGGAAGAAGCAGTGAATCCAGAAAAGACTGACTGGATTGATTCGTATATCGCGGGAGTAGCCGTGGCCCGCGATTTTGCACACGAAGGAAGATTTGATTTTGGGTGGGAGCTGCAGATGGTCGTCCATTTTGGTGACCAGAATCACCTCGAAGGAAACGGTTTGCTCTACTCCCGATACGAAATGCCTTCGAGCTGGCGGATCTGGAAGAGCGCTGCTTTTGGGCTGGGGTTGAGTTATGCGACGGATGTTCCAGAGTCTGAGGTTGACCGCGGGGGAGACTCGACCAACACGCTGGTTTATTGGATGGCTGAGCTTGAGTTTTATCTGCCACCGGACCACCTGACACTAATCGTCCGGCTGCACCACCGTTCCGATGCGTATGGACTGTTTCCGGACGATACCGGGACTAACGCCTTTGTCGCGGGATTACGGTGGCGGTTTTGAGCGATTGGCTTTTTTCGGAACCCTTGAAAGTCCTCGAACTGTTTGCGGTTCTAGAGCACTTTTCGGTTAATTTGAAATGTCAGGCTGAGCTGATTTTGTGACTCAACGAGGCTGAGGGCCGCGCTGCGCACTAGGAGTGCGTGAGCGTCCCTCGAACGCTGTTGGGGCTCAAAATCAGCCAGTCCTTTGGATGGGGAGTAAAGTAGGAGTTCGCTGCGTTAGCTTGGTGTTCACGGGCTTCAGCCCGCTACACACCAAGCCGCCTTGCGCTGCTCCTATTTTTTTCCCACCTGACGGTTCAAATTAAACGAAAAGTGCTCTAAATGTGACGAAGCTGTTTCAAAAAAGGGGGAAGGAGGCTCCTGCTTGCGAATTACTAAAATCCCAGAGAGTTTCGAAACCAGAGACTACATCTATCAATCTTCCAACCTAAAGTATGAGTGAGAGAGACGACAGAACAGACCTAAGCGAGAGAACAGTGCAATTGGGCGGAAAGGAGTTTCCCTTTGAGCAGTTGCATGAAGAGCTGATTGAAGAAGTCGATGCCGAGTTCGAGCTCGATATGGAGGATGTTTTTGAAGACCGGCTACGATCGAAACGAAGTACTGCTACCGAGGATTACTCGGGAGACCGAAAGGGATTTCGGAAGTTCTATTTCCGCGAACTCCGTCGCCTGCAGATTGAGTTGGTGCGACTGCAAGACTGGGTTCAGGCGTCCGGTTTTAAGCTCGCTATTTTATTTGAAGGCCGTGACTCCGCAGGTAAAGGAGGCGTCATAAAACGCATCACCCAGCGACTGAATCCCCGGGTCTGTAAGGTGGTGGCCTTGCCAGCTCCGAATGATCGGCAGAAGACACAGTTTTATTTCCAACGCTACGTTCCTTACCTTCCAGCAGCTGGTGAGATCGTACTTTTTGACCGCTCGTGGTACAACCGAGCAGGCGTAGAGTCCGTGATGGGATTCGCCACAAGTGATCAGGTGGAACAGTTTTACGAAGATGTTCCTCTCTTTGAGAAGCTCATCACGAATGCCGGGATCATGCTTCTGAAGTTTTGGTTTTCCATCGATGATGAAGAGCAGGAACTCAGGTTCCTCTGCCGCATTCATGATCCTTTGAAGCAGTGGAAACTCAGCCCCATGGACCTACAGTCACGGGTCCGCTGGGAGGACTACACGAAGGCGAAGGAGAAGATGCTGTTCGAGACAAGTTTTGACTACGCCCCTTGGCGAGTCGTCGAGGGAAACGACAAGAAGCACGCTCGGTTGAATTGTATTCGTCATATTCTCGAAGTCGTCCCCTACGAGAGCGTGGAACATGAAAAGGTCGAATTGCCCGAGAGAGTCTATCACGAGAACTACATCCGGAAGCCCGTTCCGGAGGAAATGAAGGTTCCGAGATACTATCCGGATTGAACTACAGGAAGAACACCCAGTTTCGGCCGAATAGACCGCTGATTAGGACGGATCTAATGGCAACATTAGCCTCTTCGAGTAGCCTACGGTATCACCCCGATATTCTTGGCAGCAGTTGGCGCTGGATGAGTTGGCTCGTAGGTAGGCTCACCCGCTTCATCTTCAAATTCGACGTCATCGAGCGACTCGAGGTTCATGCCCTTGGTTTCAATACCAAACCAGATAGTGACCGCTGCGCCCAATAGAGAGGTTCCGACGAGGATGTAGAGGAGATTCTCGGTTCCAATTCCATTGAGTAGAATGGGGAATAGGAATGCCGTCGTGACCGCACCTACCTTTGCAAAGGATGCAGCGAAGCCAGCACCCTTGCCGCGAACCCGCGTCGGAAATACTTCCCCCGAGATCAAATAGGTCATCGCATTGGGTCCGATATTCGTCATGAAATTGAAAACCATAAAGCCTGCGAATATCAGGACGAGGTCGGTGGACCCATCCGGCTTGAGGGAAAGTGCGGCTAAAAACAGACCGACAGCACAACCTACAAAGCCGAAGATCTGAAGTTTTATTCGTCCGATTTTATCAACTAGGAACACCGCACAGACGATTCCGATGATGAGGAGGACGTCGAGGATGGCAGAACCCTTCGCGGCAAGGAGGTCGTCGTGGATGATCGAAGCCAGATTATACTCTCCGCTCTTTGCGCCGATCATTGTGGCGAGGATAGTCGGAGTGAAGATTCCGATTCCGTATGTTCCTAGATCCTGGAGAAACCAAGGGACCGAAGCGAGGATGGTGGCGCGTCGGTTCTTCTTGGCAAAGAGTTCCCGGTAACCGCTTTTCCTTTCTCCTTCCTTGTGTTTTTTAGGCATTTTAAGAAGAAAATCCTTCGGGTATTTCGGATCGCGATTGAGGAGCTTATGGAGTGCGTTTGATGCCTCGTCTTTCCGATTCTTGCTAATCAGCCAGTGTGCACTTTCGGGAACAAAGAAGCGGAGGAAGACAATGAGAACGCCGAGAGGCAGAAGACTCCCATACATCCATCGCCACGCATCTGGTTCTGGATAAACGCTCAGAATAAAGACGCCAAGAGCCGCTCCCGCTAGTGCCCCGATTGCCTGAAACGAGAATGCACCCAAGACCAACTTTCCTCTGATCCGACTAGGAATGCTCTCGGAGATAACCAAGTGCGCGGTTGGGTAGTCACAACCCAAAGCCATACCGGTTCCAAAGAGGAAAAGCGCGAACACCCAGAATGACGGACTCAAGGCAACCCCGAGAAGAAAAAGCGTAAAGAGGATCATTTCGGCAATGAACATTCGTTTGCGCCCGAAAACGTCGGCCAGTCCTCCAAGGAGGGTCGCCCCGACCAAAATACCGAACAGGGGAGCAGCGCCAGCCATTCCTTTTTGTGCGGCTGAGATATCGAAATTCAGGTGAAGAAGGGGGATGGCAACGCCTGTCATGAAAACGATCATTCCCTCAAAGAACTTCCCCGCCGTCGCCAGGATCCAAATACGTTTCTGCATCCGTGACATCGCGGAATCTGAAACCGGGGTTCCGTCTGCCCAAAAAGGAGTCTCGTCTATGTAGGCCTGTACAGTCTTCTTCTTGCGTTTCAGTGGCGAAGCGACAGACGTCATCGAACCCATGGTCGCTTCAACAGAAGGCCGTGATTTAAGGTGGTCAAGGAATTGCGCCTAAGTGACGGAAATGTTGCCGATGCAGTGAGACAATAGTGCTTAGGCTACCCGACGAAGAACACCCCAATTGTGCCTGTCTTCAGCACACGTATTTCCAACTCGAAGGTGCGGCGAAATCGCCTCGGTATTCCTCAGAAGCCAGGCCAATAAAGAAAGCCGCCCACATCGGGCGGCTCTCTCCAAATCAACGAAAGTCTGTTTCCCCTAGTTGTGACGGATTCTTCGTCTGGAGGCGGCAAAGCCAAGAGCGACTACACCAGCCAATGCTCCGAAAATACCCGGCTCAGGAATTACACCAGGAGATCCAATATCAATACCAGTTCCTCCGGCACCATCCCCAGGGGCGATGAAGGCCCCGTTTTCTCCTTGGACACTAAATCCGAGGGAAGTGCCCGAGGAATCCCATTCAAAACTCTTGCCACCGCCGTCAGAGTCGCCGAACACCGCAGAATCAACAATGCCGCCAGCAGAGTTGTAGAGATCTACTTGATCTCCACCAGCACTCAGACCGGAAAAATCGTTATCACCGCCGAAGTCGTCTCTGGAAATCGCGGTGAAACCACCGCCCCAAGCTGCTATAAAGCCCGCTAGGTTATCCGTTCCTTCATCCACGATCACAATGGACTCTCCAGCCCCTATGTTGACACTTGGAAAAACAGCACCATCAACACCAAATCCATCGCCATCATCCCAATAATAGTCGGTCAGATCGACTGCGCTGCCACCCGTATTAGTAAGTTCCCACCAATCTCCATTTGCGTCGCCTCCGGGATGATCAGAATTTGACATTACTTCTGTGATGACCAGCTGCGCTGAAGCCGTAGTTGCTAGAATGGAGAATGCTGAAATGAGTACTTTGGCGCTGTTGTTCATGGATCGATAAGTTGACTTTGTATGTAGAGTCTGTGATTTACTGAGCAGAGTTGAAAGGTGCTAGATACGATATCGGAGAGGCTTGTGATAAGTTCTTCTGAGGTCAATGAGCGTAGATTGACAATTCTGTAACAGACGGTCTGTGAAGTGAACCTAACGAAGCTCTACGGCGTTGAATTTTGTTCTAAAGTTATCCGCATAAACCCGCGGTCCGAAGGGTTGGCTCCCCGGATGGGTGTGACGAGACGGAACGTGCTCCACTCATAGTCCGTCGGTGCTACGGGAAGTCCATTTGGGTTTGTTGTTGCTTCGACCGGTTCATTCCAACCGTTCAAATCAAGCGAACCTTCGACGATGTAAACGATTCCGTCTGCCGTGTAGGTGTTTCCGGCACCGTTTCCTCCGGAACGGCGGAGAAAGGTCAGGGTGAAGTGCTCGTTTGCTCCGGCGATCTGTTGGCCTTCGCGCAAGACCGGGAGCGAAGCGCCAGAGGTGGGGTCGGTCGCGAAGGCGAACTCGAGAATCTGTAGTGCACCGTCCTTGTCGCTGTCCGCGTCGAATTGGAGATCCGCTCCGCTCAGTCCAAAGCCTGCAAGGTAGGTTTCCACTGGGTTGGATCCCCCGCTCGAAGGAATGAAAGAAGAAAAGTCCTGAATATTGGTTCCAGCGCTCCAGTCGTTGGGACGACCGAAGGTACTGGAGGATGAATCGTCGTAGCCATCCACAACGGGAGGACCGTTATCAAAAGCAATCAATGGTGAGACTGCAGGATCCGGGTCGGCTTGCAGTTCAAAAACTTCCGTTCCTCCAATCCCTGAGGCGGGGGCAATGCCTTCGCCAGCTGGTCCAAATATCAGGCTATTAGCGGAATCTCGGATCACAAACCACGTGTCGTTGTTCGAGGTGTTGATACCACGAACTTCTCCGGTGCCACCATCTACAGAGTATCCGTTGGTAACCTCGTCGGTGTAGCTAATTAGTGTGGAGTCCCCGATCCAAACATTGGACCATGCCCAGCCCTCCGAGTTGCGGTTGTCCAGAGCATTCAAAGAAGTGTCGAGCCCACCTTCAGAGGTTCGTTTCTCAGTAAAGGTGAGAATTGTTCCGGTGGGCACATCGGACCAGAACGTGTCGGATGACAGGACGATGCGTTCCTCGGCTGCAAAAGGGAAGGAAGCATTGTCTGCGATTTCGATCGTCCACCCGCGCAGGTCGACGCCGTCTTCGATACTGTCTCCAACCACGACCAATTCAAACCAATCACCACCGTTCCCTGCGATACGGCCGAAGTGCGGATCAGAGGCCGTGCCACCCTCGTCGTCTAAGGCGAGAGTCCCTCCGTTCAGAAACTCGTCTTGGGCAACGGCGTTGTATTCGTTCAGGATTACAGTTGCGGTTACGGGGTGGATGTAGAGAGAGAATGTCTTGGATACGCTATGAATACCGTCGTCGACTGAGACTGTAACGGTTTGCAACCCCGTTGCGTCGGAGCTTGATGGAGTGCCTGTGAGAGTCCCTGATCCGTTGCCGCCGTCGATCAATGAGATCCACGGCGGGCCGGTATCAAGAGACAGGGTGAGGGATCCGGTGCCGTCTTCATCGCTTGCGGTGACGGAATAGGAAAAGGAATCGCCTTGGCGGGCGAAGAATGGGGAAACAAAGTTAAAGAAGGGCCTGCTGTTTCCCGGTGTATTCGTCTCAAAGGCAGAAAAGTTCTGGGTATTCTGACCGGAGTTCCACTGATTGGGCGCACCGAACGAGCTACTGGTGCCGTCTGAATAGGAGGCGCTGAGCGGCGAGGCAGAAAGGGGTGTCGGGTCTTGTTCTAGCTTAAACACCTCCGTATCTCCCAATCCTCCGAGCGAGAGAAACTCTTCTCCGGCAGGCCCGGAACGAACCGTCCCAGTAGCGTCCTTTAAAGTGATCCGTAAGTCTGCGTTGCTGGCCGGGAAACCGTTGTTAAAGGTGCTTGCATTCAAGTCGACGTAAGTAGGATCGTTCACAAGAATGTTGGTCCATGCCCAGCCCCCGTTGTCGAAGCGGTTGACGCGATGGATGGCGGTGTCGAGACCTCCGTCGTCAAACGAGTCCTCTGTGAAGGTG from Verrucomicrobiota bacterium encodes:
- a CDS encoding iron chelate uptake ABC transporter family permease subunit is translated as METVWRVLFLLDYNTRLVVLSTIILGVASGLIGSFLLLRKRSLMGDALSHACLPGIGLAFLVMVMLGGSGKSLLGLLVGATITGVLGVGCVLLIRNLSRIKDDAAMGIVLSVFFGLGVAILGMVQTVPNVSAAGLEFFIYGKTASMLFSDFILLSGVGILVVLGSILLMKEFTLLCFDDGFARSLGWPVHRLDLIMLALVSAVTVVGLQAVGLILIIAFLIIPAAAARFWTDDLRTMLILAGAIGGLSGWLGSSVSALLPRLPAGSIIVLVAAAVFGFSLFFGRARGILRRFAAQLRLRRKVGRQHLLRGVYEILEHRQTTDPSHLVNEPVDFRELLAKRTWTLGHLRKLIKDADHEDHIDRFDGQSLRLSESGFGEAARTTRNHRLWEMYLISHADIAPSHVDRDADAVEHVLSPDMVRELEEKLGLQKIPVSPHSLEVAR
- the ppk2 gene encoding polyphosphate kinase 2 — protein: MSERDDRTDLSERTVQLGGKEFPFEQLHEELIEEVDAEFELDMEDVFEDRLRSKRSTATEDYSGDRKGFRKFYFRELRRLQIELVRLQDWVQASGFKLAILFEGRDSAGKGGVIKRITQRLNPRVCKVVALPAPNDRQKTQFYFQRYVPYLPAAGEIVLFDRSWYNRAGVESVMGFATSDQVEQFYEDVPLFEKLITNAGIMLLKFWFSIDDEEQELRFLCRIHDPLKQWKLSPMDLQSRVRWEDYTKAKEKMLFETSFDYAPWRVVEGNDKKHARLNCIRHILEVVPYESVEHEKVELPERVYHENYIRKPVPEEMKVPRYYPD
- a CDS encoding lamin tail domain-containing protein — protein: MNNSAKVLISAFSILATTASAQLVITEVMSNSDHPGGDANGDWWELTNTGGSAVDLTDYYWDDGDGFGVDGAVFPSVNIGAGESIVIVDEGTDNLAGFIAAWGGGFTAISRDDFGGDNDFSGLSAGGDQVDLYNSAGGIVDSAVFGDSDGGGKSFEWDSSGTSLGFSVQGENGAFIAPGDGAGGTGIDIGSPGVIPEPGIFGALAGVVALGFAASRRRIRHN
- a CDS encoding ABC transporter ATP-binding protein, translating into MSKSSERAFDHSSNAPISIHDLTVAYQRKPVLWDVDLDIPEGKLIGVVGPNGAGKSTLIKACLDLVPKASGDIRFFGKPYRKQRALVGYVPQRESVDWDFPVSARDVVAMGLYGRIGWCRPVGRKNRDLSGQALDHVGIGHLADRQISQLSGGQQQRVFLARALAQDAQIYLMDEPFAAVDAATERAIVNLLKELKEKKRTVVVVHHDLATVSQYFDWVILLNMRVVAAGPTSEIFNSENLKKTYGGKLTLIAEAGHALQTG
- a CDS encoding metal ABC transporter permease; translated protein: MDSWIVAIGALCAVACSLPGCFLVLRRMSMMGDAISHAVLPGLAIAFLVSGSRASVIMFVGAAIVGVLTAVFTQWISSWGKVDRGASMGIVFTTLFALGLLLIVQAASHVELDAGCVLYGALELTPLDVVAEISVGSTILEVPRAFIVLGIVALLNLFLVILFFKEFRLSSFDPSLGDTIGVSSGLMHYLLMTMVAVTTVASFEAVGSIIVIAMLVVPAATAQLLTDRLGWMLPISAVLGMVAAAAGHIMALTVPVWFGFEDTNTSGMMAVAAGLLFLAAFVLSPRYGLLSKYLARKGLSSKGAPPIPSEAFFGRDRKDPL
- a CDS encoding MFS transporter, which codes for MTSVASPLKRKKKTVQAYIDETPFWADGTPVSDSAMSRMQKRIWILATAGKFFEGMIVFMTGVAIPLLHLNFDISAAQKGMAGAAPLFGILVGATLLGGLADVFGRKRMFIAEMILFTLFLLGVALSPSFWVFALFLFGTGMALGCDYPTAHLVISESIPSRIRGKLVLGAFSFQAIGALAGAALGVFILSVYPEPDAWRWMYGSLLPLGVLIVFLRFFVPESAHWLISKNRKDEASNALHKLLNRDPKYPKDFLLKMPKKHKEGERKSGYRELFAKKNRRATILASVPWFLQDLGTYGIGIFTPTILATMIGAKSGEYNLASIIHDDLLAAKGSAILDVLLIIGIVCAVFLVDKIGRIKLQIFGFVGCAVGLFLAALSLKPDGSTDLVLIFAGFMVFNFMTNIGPNAMTYLISGEVFPTRVRGKGAGFAASFAKVGAVTTAFLFPILLNGIGTENLLYILVGTSLLGAAVTIWFGIETKGMNLESLDDVEFEDEAGEPTYEPTHPAPTAAKNIGVIP